DNA sequence from the Nicotiana tomentosiformis chromosome 3, ASM39032v3, whole genome shotgun sequence genome:
AATCTTAGAGACTAGAGTGAAATAGAGTTTCACAAGTTTAGCGGCTCAAACTCAAGGATACGATGCCTTAAGTAACTCAAGGTCTGACAACCAAGTTATCCCAGAATTCATATTTGCAGTTGTATTATCTTAATAGATCATCGCATCTTACAGGCAGACAAATGAAAAATAACTTATTATCCTTCAAGTTGTTTAATCTCTCAAAGTTTCATGAGCTTATAATGAGGCTTTCAACAATTCAAAATACAACAATGGAGAGACTTCCTTTTCAGGCGATAAGGTATactttatcttttattttattattacttTAATCTGAGAATAATTCCGCATCAAAGCATATAAAAGAAGAGATTATGAAATTAAGACTTACCGCGTGAAGGCTGAAGCATCAGAATGGTTCAATCTGTGCTTCTCATTTGTAAATTGATTTACAGATCCACTTGGATGGGGTCTTGTCAGTGAAAGATCCAGTTGTGTAGAAGAATCAGCCTTATTTGTCCTAACGTTGGAACAAGAACTTTTGAAATTACATTTTAGGTAATTATCGAACGCTCCGATCAAGTCAATGGCTTGTTTAGTTAGAGGAACAGGATTCTCATCAGAAGTTTGATCAATTGTACGAACATGACCCCAATTATCATCACAATTTATATCTTCTCCTCTGGTCATTGTATTCGCATCTTTTAAAGGAGCTGCACCAATTTGTATGATGGCAAAATGTTAAAAGTTTAGAACACGTAAACCTACTCCGAACTGATTCAAAAGAGCAAACTTGCTTTCAGATCATGAGATGGTTAGAAGAATTTTACCTCCAGCATCATTCTCGGACATTCTCAATCTATTACTAGATTCAAGACATAGTTCTTTCCCCAAATCTGCACCATTTGGGAGAGATACATTCCTATTTGGTTGAGTAGACTCCAGTAAGTCTTCAGTGTTCTCTCCTTCATTCTCCAACTCTGGCTTTGTGCAGGAGCTCTACATAAAGGAAACACAGTTAAAAATTTCATTCACTACAAATTATGCAGCAGACATCTCAAAAACAAATCATCCATTGGGAACTAAACTAACATTTCCACAGAAATAAATGTCCAAAAAAAGTTTCATGATAAGTTGTATTTGTGATTGTTGACAAAACAAATTCCATGATGGACAATGCATATTACCTGAGCATCACTTCCTTTCTCAATGCATTCCCGGTTTATCTGAACGCAAGCATTATAACCACTTGAATGGCTGCTGCAAGCATTGTTTTCAGCTGTGGCCTCAATTTTTTGTTGTGCAACACTTTCATCAAGAGGCCCCTGGGAACCAACACTTGCCTGAAAGGACAACATAGTAAATCAAGTTATAATATGTAGATGATTGGCACAATAATTCAGATAGCAAAAGAGATAACTGAGAAAAGAAACACGACAAGTTAGGATTATGCTTACAGCTCTTCTCCTCCAGACGTGTTGCCACAAGTTCTTTAATTCATTCTTCCTAACAGGCTTGACAAGAAAGTCTGCTGCACCTCTAAGCATGCATCTATAAACCGTACTAACTGAGTCGTTTGAGGACATCACTGCAGATAAGGAAAGAGTTTTGAGTATGAGTAAATTTGACATGCTGACAACTTTTTCTGCAACAATAGCTGAATGGAGGAAGCAACATACTTATTACAGGGATGTTCTTGCAAGTATCGTGCTCCATAATCAAGGAAAGAAGAGCATATCCAGAGATTGATGGCAGATCAATTTCTGTCAGGATAAGGTCTATGTTATGAGGTCTACCTTTCAACAACTCCCACGCCTTTAGACCATCAGCAACTGCAGCGACTGCACAAACATAAAGTTTAACGTATAAATTGCTGACCATCATAAACAAAGGTTCATAAGGCATCATCAtctttttattattcttttttctctttttaacaAGTCAGAAAAAAATTCAAAGGTGATCAGAGGCGCTCTCTCTTTCTTCCTTCCTTTATTCTTTTTATTGTTTTCCATAGGGGAAGACAAGAACGCAGATATAAACTTGTTCGCATAAAGTTCAACAACATATACTAAAATGTAACAAAAACCTTAAACTGAAAAATCTACCATACACTACTGTTAGCTCAAGGACATTTGACACTTCTCCATTTCATTCTTGGGGCTAAAAAGAGTCATTCATCTACAAATAAGTACTTTATCACTTTTAATAAGAAGACGGAACTACTCTGCCAATGGTTGTTATTAACAGATAAAAGATGTAATTTCCAGGTTATGCAACCAATCAACTACCCCTCAATCCCAAATTTGTTCGGATCAGCTCTAGGAATCCTCTATATCCGCTCTATCCAAGAATCCAAATCTGTCTTTTACCACAATAAGGAAGTTCTACATAAAAGAAAATCCTTAAGCAAACCGAGTTCAAACCCAAAGATATTAAACAGATTATCAATCTGAAGTTATCTCAATCCTCAAAAGGAAAGATCACAACTTATGATTCTTAAAATCTAATCTGGATTTAGGGAATCTTCACGAATTTCCAGATTCAACATAATTCTATAATACTCTGCCTAACTTTGTCGAAAATGGGGGAAAATTACAAGCAAAGCCTTTTAATCCCAATTCCCCAGGAATCTGGGAAAAAAAACTCAATTGAATTCACAAAAACAGATCTTCATTGCAATTTAGCAAGAAAATTGTCATCCAATTCGAAGATTATTCGAATAAACACGTTTATGAGCTTAGATTACTCAAATCCACTTTAAATTTTCAATCTTTTTTCCTCAATTCTCTGTTAGGAAGGAGCCACTATTAGCtataactaactaactaactcAACCGACAGCCTAACAAAAGAGAATTGAAAGAAACTATTGCAAATTCAGAAAGACGGAAAGGGAACACCAACCTTTATAACTGCATTTCCTAAGAAGGGCAGTAATAATCTGTCGCGTAGAATCATCTGCTTCCACTAACAAAATTCTAAAAACCATTTTAGGCAAAAATCTTTCCCACCTCACAATTGAAGAAGATGCTGCTGCAACCCCTGTTTCCTTATTGTTTTCACCCGCCTCTGTTTCTGTCTGCAGTTCCATTTCATCTGTCCCTATAACTTCCATATCATTTTCGCTGCTGACAACAACTTCACCCATTTTCTTCAGTTCTCACTTTACTTATTACAAAATCCTCGTACTTCTTGAAAGTGGGGGAAAAACAAAATAATAGTAAAGAAGCACTAATATTGGTGGTGAagctagaaaagaaaaaaagttatGTCACATTTCTCAGACTCTTTACCACTACTAAAACAATCTTGAAAAAATATCTGAAAAATTAGTGGGAGAGTTTGATCTAAAGGTGGTGAATTAAAGTACATATGTTTAACCGCCTAATATCTAATGGTCCAAATTGATTGAAATTATAATAGTGGGTCATAAAATATCTAGAAGAGTCATGTGTATGGCCCGAATTGGCCACGTTGCAACTTGCCTCAGAGATCAAAACGTAAGGACCCATTGGCCATTGGCCTTGCTTTTTTTCTCTTTGGATGAAATTGAATTTTGGTTGGTGCCCCTTATTTTACTCTATACTATTGCTTAAAGAAATagattttctttgatattttttcagtgggtcccaataaagAAGATATTTTCATTTTTTGGGTGGAGAAATTAGGGTCTCATGGATATGAACTCGACACGTGGATAGTCCACTTTTAGATCTTTTCATTTGTGGTTTCGAAGTTGTCAAATGCTATCTTTTTATTCGATAAAAATTAAATACTttcttttttcttcattttgtaaCGAGTGGAGAAGAAAGAGTGTTTGGGAATTTTAATTAAAAGTCTACTGACTACTGGGGCTATTGGCGAATGGCGATGTAATTACTAATTAGTTGGGGAATCGCATAATCTAAGAAAAGGTTCTTGGATTCGTGGTTATTGGTTGATTTCAATTCACCCATTAATTACGAGAATGTCCTTATGGTTACATACGTGGCAGCAGATATTTGTGgcacttttttctttttcttttctcgttttttttttaaatttttttgaggAAATATGCTTATTCATTCTTAAGGgggaaaaaagaacaaaaatatctTTGGTTAGATTTCAACGGGCAACCCCAACTCACATAAGATCAAACTACAATATTTAGTGGGCGTTTAGACATAAAAATTACTCCGtccgttttaatttatatgaacctattttctttttagttcatGTCAAAAAGAATAACATCTTTActcatttgaaaataatttacctttatgcaatgatttatggtcacacaaaatatatgtgtctcattttacaccacaagttcaaaagtcttttctCTTTACTTAAACACCGtacccagtcaaatgggttcacataaattgaaacggagggagtataatatttgaaaaaaaagtagtatttgaagttaagttgaaaaataatacttttgaaatttaaaattatgtttggatatacatttgaaaaaaaaatattgcagtttTGTGAGTTGGGAAAcaaaaatttctgaaaattttaaaaaattcattttcaaaaaaatttcaaaaacttacggacaaacacatttttgaaagaaaaaaaatctatAGTCAAATGGGTCCTTACATCGTAACTCCATTTCTAGATGGTTGTACACTTAAGAAAGTGCATTTAGGGGCAACTCACATAATATTACGGTTAAAATTTACTTAATTTTTGGTGTTTATAATAACTCAACGAATACATATATGTTTTTATATACTTTCTTATCACTAAATTATAGTAGCTAACTAATATATACTCAACTTATTTTATGTCTTAATCATAATAAAGTAATGTAGTTTGGTATAAATACCAAGTATGTGTATATTTTGTTTACAGAATTACAGTCCCGATTTTTATATCATGCCATTATTATTTAGAAAGAAATGAATTTTAAATATCTTAATGGGCATAGATTTTTGTCTTCTTTTGGGACACAGAATAGTATAAATATCTTCCAAGATTTTTAATTTAGTGGTGGACATTGCAACTAcatttctttctctctttttctttttcatcagTTTTCATATGTTACAGTACTACATTTTAAAAAAGTGCACGCCCTGGCCACCAAACAACCTTATCCAATCAGAGAAGCTTAGCCTTTCCTTTAAGAATTGGGTCACCATTATACTAATGTTGGCTAGGGATTGTGGTACCCTCAATTAACCCAAAAGAATGTGGATTAATCTGTGCCAGAAATTAAGGACAAGCTTCTTTCATCATCACCATTGAAAACTTTACCATTAAAAAAAGGGAAGACTAAAatatttggtatttttggtattACATCTATGTAAAATACTGGGTGCGGATAAATGGTTTTTGCCAAAATATATCATCCCTTATCTAATATAGTCTAACCCTCTCTATAATAACCTcatttgttccgatattttttggtttttatagTAAATGAttgttatacacctataacaaTATTTgacatttaaatattttttggttgttatagataaaaattatccaaGCGTTAAGGCAGAAATTTAAAAACTACCTAAAAAAATAAATGTTTTTCAAGATTGATGAAAGAaatttgtaattgtagcttgtttCGTAAATCTCATTctcttactagcgatataacgttTGTATTGACGAAAATTCATGTCCAAATTTTTTGCAAAAAGGTATCCAAAAACTTTCTCTCGAAGACAATTTAAGAGCTTAACAGTTAAATtttctatctaaatattttttgggaTTTGTCCAATGAAAAAGATATCAtgtgcaaatcttcaaatcttatatgTTATGCAAGATAGAAACTTTATTTAATAGAAAAGACTCTGTGtatatttttagaattattattagtaaTCATACAGATTTTATGTGGCTGTTATGGAGGGGTAATTTTATAAAACGCGTTCTGTTATAaatatgattgttgttgttataggtaaaacattgttatagagaggtaaaatataattttaaaaatcggTTATGAGGaaaacttggcttttatagtgaatggttgttataTATAAGTGTTATTATAGAAAGGTTTGAATGTATTgatataattcataattttttTCTGTTTGTCTTGATTTACTTGAAATCCTTCGTGAGGCAATAATCCCATTCACTAAATTCTATATTGTAATGGGAGACTAAAC
Encoded proteins:
- the LOC104099873 gene encoding two-component response regulator-like APRR5, producing the protein MGEVVVSSENDMEVIGTDEMELQTETEAGENNKETGVAAASSSIVRWERFLPKMVFRILLVEADDSTRQIITALLRKCSYKVAAVADGLKAWELLKGRPHNIDLILTEIDLPSISGYALLSLIMEHDTCKNIPVIMMSSNDSVSTVYRCMLRGAADFLVKPVRKNELKNLWQHVWRRRAASVGSQGPLDESVAQQKIEATAENNACSSHSSGYNACVQINRECIEKGSDAQSSCTKPELENEGENTEDLLESTQPNRNVSLPNGADLGKELCLESSNRLRMSENDAGAPLKDANTMTRGEDINCDDNWGHVRTIDQTSDENPVPLTKQAIDLIGAFDNYLKCNFKSSCSNVRTNKADSSTQLDLSLTRPHPSGSVNQFTNEKHRLNHSDASAFTRYVNRAMQSGQSMSSRTYYQQDYETDSDKQYPGHAIDYNSDARAAMTRPHSFAPPSSGEPGPAEIGHPSPQQRMTPLPIPVRGIRFEGPSNAYNSMIAPILRMPSGISPLQSPGLATPRESSYQANPFLTLNCESRSSQKVHSQSDQNNSASTTNNEGKRGHKSEPTTDCRYFPSATDQSTNSSCCNGALNQVHLSYGSNGNISLPIVKTPAECWKEESSHTPDGNSNRSQREAALTKFRQKRKDRCFEKKVRYESRKKLAEQRPRVKGQFVRQVPSEPQMGNL